One window of Nymphaea colorata isolate Beijing-Zhang1983 chromosome 1, ASM883128v2, whole genome shotgun sequence genomic DNA carries:
- the LOC116246261 gene encoding protein NUCLEAR FUSION DEFECTIVE 4: MGSFLQQSRSSRGGSQWRWVALVASIWIQCASGSSYAFGIYSPALKWSQGYDQSTLDTISFFKDVGANVGVLSGLLYSASAPGRPWVVLLAGALQSFLGYFMMWAAVAGLVARPPVPLMCSYMFLAAHAQTFFNTANVVAAVENFPNSRGTVVGLMKGFLGLSGAILIQLYQTMLKGKSSSFLLMLAILTLVIPISLMSFVRISPSSNGDDKEHLNKFSVVALALAGYLMIIIILQNLFSLVLSVRVISLAVLVMVVLTSPLEIARRAVMRDCCSTPQELPDEAVHLLGDAENRNSMKRGHINERLADGKLNLKHDSVRYQRISSVGGLCSSSHENKGLSWGENLNLLEAMQTLDFWLIFLAMSSGMGSGLATVNNMSQIGESLGYGSIEIHTLISLWSIWNFLGRFGAGYVSDYFLRSRGYGRPIFMVITLAAMSVGHGVISSGLPGALYAGSILVGVCYGAQWSLMPTIASEIFGVRHFGTIFNTIAIASPVGSFFLSVKVVGFIYDLEASSSKTCSGAHCFMLSFFIMASVCLIGSVFALTLFFRTRSLYRYVSQECLMNE, translated from the exons ATGGGTTCCTTTTTGCAGCAATCACGGAGTAGCCGCGGCGGTAGCCAGTGGAGGTGGGTGGCGCTGGTGGCGAGCATATGGATACAGTGCGCCAGCGGCTCATCCTACGCCTTTGGCATCTATTCCCCCGCCCTCAAGTGGTCGCAGGGCTACGACCAATCCACCCTCGACACCATCAGCTTCTTCAAGGACGTTGGCGCCAACGTCGGTGTCCTTTCCGGCCTCCTCTACTCCGCCTCCGCTCCAGGCAGGCCTTGGGTGGTGCTCCTCGCAGGCGCCCTTCAGTCCTTTCTCGGCTATTTCATGATGTGGGCAGCCGTGGCGGGGCTCGTCGCCAGACCCCCCGTCCCCCTTATGTGCTCCTACATGTTCCTTGCAGCTCACGCCCAGACGTTCTTCAACACCGCCAacgtcgtcgccgccgtcgaGAACTTCCCCAACTCCCGAGGCACCGTCGTCGGCCTTATGAAG GGCTTTCTTGGTCTTAGTGGTGCTATATTAATTCAACTCTATCAAACCATGCTTAAGGGGAAGTCAAGCTCTTTCCTTCTTATGCTTGCAATATTGACCTTGGTCATCCCCATCTCTCTCATGTCGTTTGTCAGAATCTCTCCATCAAGTAATGGAGATGACAAGGAACATCTGAACAAATTCTCAGTTGTGGCCCTGGCACTTGCTGGCTATCTTATGATCATCATTATACTGCAGAATTTGTTCAGTTTGGTGTTGTCAGTACGAGTGATCTCTCTTGCTGTACTGGTAATGGTGGTTCTCACTTCCCCTCTAGAAATTGCTAGGAGAGCTGTAATGAGGGACTGTTGCTCTACCCCTCAAGAGCTACCTGATGAAGCAGTTCATCTTCTGGGTGATGCAGAAAATCGAAATAGTATGAAACGAGGACACATCAATGAGAGATTGGCCGATGGTAAATTGAACCTGAAACATGATTCTGTGAGGTATCAAAGGATCTCTAGTGTCGGAGGCCTATGTTCTTCCTCCCATGAAAATAAAGGACTGTCGTGGGGAGAGAACCTGAATCTTTTGGAGGCTATGCAGACACTGGATTTTTGGTTGATCTTCCTAGCCATGTCCTCTGGCATGGGTTCAGGCCTTGCCACTGTTAACAACATGAGCCAGATAGGTGAATCCCTTGGATACGGCAGCATAGAAATACATACTCTGATTTCCTTGTGGAGCATATGGAACTTTCTCGGGCGTTTTGGTGCCGGTTACGTTTCCGACTATTTCTTGCGTTCTAGAGGCTACGGCCGGCCGATATTTATGGTCATAACTCTAGCAGCAATGAGTGTTGGCCATGGGGTGATCTCATCTGGGTTACCTGGTGCTCTGTATGCAGGTTCAATTCTAGTTGGCGTGTGTTATGGCGCCCAGTGGTCATTGATGCCAACCATAGCATCAGAAATTTTTGGGGTGCGTCACTTTGGTACCATCTTCAACACGATAGCTATTGCAAGCCCTGTgggatctttcttcctttctgtgAAGGTGGTGGGTTTCATATACGATCTGGAAGCCTCATCTTCCAAGACATGCTCTGGCGCACACTGCTTTATGTTGTCCTTCTTTATAATGGCATCCGTGTGCCTTATTGGTTCCGTTTTTGCCTTGACATTGTTCTTTCGGACCAGATCGTTATATAGATACGTTTCTCAAGAATGTCTGATGaatgaatga